The sequence GATCTTGGAAGTAACTTCCTGAATGGGAGTATACCTGAGAGTATATGCAACTGCACTGAGTTGTTGTTAGTAGGCCTCAACAGCAACAATCTCACAGGCAAATTACCGTCTGAAATTGGTGAGTTAGCTAATCTGCAGATGTTTGTAGCTTATACAAACATTTTGGTTGGTTCTATTCCTACCTCCATTGGAATGCTGACGGCTCTACAAACCCTTGATCTGAGCGAAAACCAGTTAACTGGACCTATACCACCAGAAATTGGCAACTTGTCAAGTTTAAGAACTCTTCAGTTACATCTCAACTTTCTTTCTGGGAAAATCCCATCTGAACTTGGCCTCTGTACCAATCTTGTTACCTTGAACATGTATACTAACCAATTCACTGGAAGCATACCGCCTGAGCTTGGAAATTTAGAAAACTTGCAAACGCTCAGATTGTATAAAAATCAGTTGAGCTCCAGTATACCTGCTTCATTGTCCCCCCTGAAGTCATTAATTCAATTAGGGCTCTCACAGAATGAGCTAACTGGTAATATTCCTCCTGAGTTAGGATCTTTAACATCACTACAAGTGCTTACCCTTCACTCGAATAGGTTATCCGGGGAGATTCCATCAACTATAACAAACCTGGCAAACTTGACATATTTGTCTTTGGGCTTTAACTTACTGACCGGATCACTTCCGTCAGAAATTGGGTTACTTCATAATCTGAAGAATCTAACTGCAAATGATAACCTCCTAGAGGGATCTATTCCATCCAGCATAACAAATTGTTCACATCTTCTTGTTTTAACCCTCTCTTATAATAGAATATCGGGGAAAATACCAAATGGGTTGGGGTACTTGTCCAATCTTACATATTTGTCTTTGGGATCAAACAAAATGATGGGAGAGATTCCTGATGATCTCTTCAACTGCTCAATGCTTGAAGTTCTAGATTTGAGTGGTAACAATTTCAGCGGGAAACTCAAACCAATGATTGGCAGACTCTCTAAACTTCGAGTTCTAAGAGCCCGTAGTAATTCATTTGTTGGGCCAATCCCACCAGAGATTGGTAAACTGAGTCAACTGATGGATTTAGTGCTTCACGAAAACAGTTTCTCAGGTGTGATACCACCAGAAGTTTCGATGCTTTCAAACCTTCAGGGCCTTGTTCTATCTGACAACAAGCTGGAAGGTGAACTTCCTGTGCAACTTTTTGAGCTTAAACAACTCAGTGAGCTCCGGCTGAAGAACAATAATTTCTTCGGCCCAATACCGCACCATATATCCAAACTAGAATCACTTTCGCTCATGGACCTGAGTGGAAATAGGTTTATTGGTACAATCCCGGAGAGCATGGCAGGCCTCCGTAGACTGGTGACTTTAGATCTTTCACACAACCTTCTTACCGGAACTCTTCCTAGAGCAGTGCTTGCCAGCATGAGAAGTATGCAACTTTACTTCAATGTTTCCAGCAACTTGCTGGAAGGAGAGATCCCAAATGAGATAGGTGTGTTAGAAATGGTTCAAGAGATTGACATGTCAAACAACAATCTGTCAGGCAGCATTCCCAGATCCCTAGAGAGCTGCAAAAACTTATTCTCATTGGACCTATCAGGAAACATGCTCTCTGGTCCTGCTCCAGGTGAAATTCTCACCAAATTAAGTGAGCTTGTGTTCTTGAACCTCTCAAGGAACAGATTAGAAGGTGAACTTCCTGAAATGGCAGGATTATCACGTCTTCGCTCTCTTGATCTTTCACAAAACAAGTTCAAGGGAATCATTCCTGAGATATTTGCCAATATGCCTGCCTTGAAATATCTCAACCTTTCTTTCAACCAACTTGAAGGTCACACTCCAAAGGGGGGTGTATTCAACAATATAAGGCCGGAGGATTTACTGGGAAATCCATCTCTATGTGGAACAAAGTTTCTCAGTCCATGCAACATAAAAAGAAACCGAACAAGTTCTCATGGTTTTTCCAAGAAAACTTTGGTCATACTTGCAGCACTTGGATCTATTTTCGTTCTCTCTCTTCTTGTCTTGGgaatatatttatttcatcagtgcatgaagaagaaaaaagtgaatgaCACAGAGGATACAAATCCAAATTATACCTCCACGCTGAGCCTCCAGAGATTTTGTCAAAAGGATTTGGATCATGCAACCAATAATTTCAGTCCAGAAAACATTATTGGAGCCAGCAGTTTAAGTACTGTATACAAAGGTACACTGGAAGATGGGAAGATTGTAGCAGTTAAGAAACTGAATCACCAGTTCTCAGCAGAATCAGGAAAATGCTTTGACAGGGAAGTCAAGACTCTGAGCCAACTCAGACACAGGAACCTGGTTAAGGTGCTCGGTTACGCTTGGGAAAGCAAGAAGTTTAAGGCTTTAGTTTTAGAATACATGGAGAATGGGAACTTGGACAGCATTATTTATGGTCAACTGGCAGATGACTGGACGTTGTCCAATAGGATTGACATTTTAGTTTCAGTTGCAAGTGGGCTGTCATACCTGCATTCAGGCTATGATTTTCCAATAGTGCACTGCGACTTGAAGCCTTCAAATATTCTTCTGGataaaaatatggaagctcaTGTGAGTGACTTTGGGACAGCTAGGATGTTGGGTATTCATCTCCAGGATGGGAGCAGCATATCATCAGCATCCGCATTTGAAGGAACTATTGGTTACATGGCACCAGGTAAATATTTACAACTTCTTGACCCACACTTTACTAGATTCTACATTACAATGAacatgaatgaaagatgtctATAATGTCAACGAGCTTATACGGGTACCACTAACCATATTTTTGTCAATGGTAAATGTTTCAGATACATTCCATTTTAGCATCATTCAGTAGTAACATCACTTCTGTCAATCACAATACACAGTGTAGCAGAATTTTTTCCAATTCAATCACAGAATACTGATCACTTGTTTGTGGAAGAACGGACAAGCAAATAATAGATGCAATGCTTTGAGCAAAAATTGATAATGTCAGCTTTAATCAAACCAAAAAATGCTAGTGCCagctttaaaattttgaattacttGGACATTTTACATGCTCCTTATTAATTGCAACCTAACTTACATGAAATGTTCCGTTATGAAACAGAGTTTGCATATATGAGGAAAGTGACCACAAAAGTAGATGTATTCAGCTTTGGTGTAATAATAATGGAGATCATTACAAAAAGAAGGCCAACAAGTCTTACAGGGGCAGATGAATTACCGATCACACTGCATCAAATTGTTCAGAATGCCCTTGCGAATGGCATAAACAAGCTAGTCCAGATTGTGGATCCTAATCTAGCTTCACATGTCTCCATGAAACAGGATGTAGTAGAGGGGCTTCTTAACTTGGCTTTGTCCTGCACCTCTCCTGATCCCGAAAACCGGCCTGACATGGAGCAAGTTCTATCTTCTCTTTCAAAGCTAAGTAAGATGGAGTGCATGCATTCACGTGCTTGCTTGGTAAAAGTTGATGTAGAAGAAACTGGAGTATCATCAAATCTCAATTGAACCACCACCAAGTTTCCTGGCCAATTGAAAATGTAATCAAGgttcaaataaaatttacatttttCAAGCTATAAATGTTCTCTCGGATGTTCCTACTGATCTAGAGGTATATAGTTGAATCAACTCTCATGCTACATTAAGTTAAAGTCCACTTGCATCAGGAGATTGAACAACATATTCAAGAATATGTCACCTTAAAAACAACTTAAGGAACAAAAACTAGATTTTTACCCAAGTCGTCCAGTGACATTGGGAAATACCTAAATAAACTTAAACAAGTTATAACAAccatttttagttttcaagttatagcaactttcatttaaaaaaaacttaaaaatatatttttcgttTTCAAAAAGGCATATCAAAATAGTTAGAGAATAACCAATAGAGTTGGCATGGTGGTTCAGCGCcatgtcccttaagcaagaggtcgggggttcgatccccgcctctggcgaacagagcaaactctgtggccagttccctaTTGCTTAGTGCGCTGACAGAGGAActgaggattagtctcacggctgccggctgtgggTATAATTgggaaaccaagaaaaaaaaaatagttagagaaaagaaaaataaagatttaatataACTAATCTACAATATtccttccttaaatatagttaacCTTAATAATTGAAATCAATCTCAACCCCCGATTCCCTCTAACCAttttattttctcctattttaatatGTTCATTAAGAGTTTCCATCTTCATatactttcttcttttttcaacaCGATTTTCTTGTTCTAGCAAATCAATTTcgtaatttctttttgttttatgaaaaataagGCATACATAGACATGGATatttcattttagtattttttggTGCTCATTACTGTTGTCTTCTATGATTGTAGGTACGAACaaagtttagttttggtatttaaaCAGTTTATTATTCAATGTTATGCCAATTTAACAGTTTCGTATTTCACATCGTTGAAtgaattgaaaatcaattaagtttgtgtcaACCAGATGTACTGCAATTTTTCTTTAtaaatcttgattttttctttttccatatgAAAGATGACAGTGTTCATTAAatcttaatttaatataaaagtaAATGAGATAGAATCTTGCTTGAGACAAGCACATGATGTATGGAATGCGTATATAAATTGGTACCACCTAAATTGAATATCGCAATCCATAAATATCAGTTTATAATCTTAAGTATATCTTCTTAAGAAGATTCAATATCACAATCACATTATACCCATTCCATATAAATGTAAcatgtaagaaactattttaaagaaaatggtctattacccccaaacctttagtcgaaatctcaactacacacttatactttgcggggggtcctatgaccccctgaaatattttaaagtggaattattaccccTCTGAACGCTGACATGTCAAAAAaatgtgtttcactctctttcgaattatttttattaaaaatttatttttaatatttcattattttctttattcatttcagttcttcttcttctccttctacttctcctcctcctctttcttcttctccttcttctcctccttctcctcctcctcctcctcctgcttcttcttcttttcctccttcttctcctcctcctcctcctcctcctcctccttcttctccttctccttctccttctccttctttttcttctgcttgtccttcttctccttcttctgcttcttctgtttcttctccttcttcttctccttctccttctccttcttcttcttctccttctgctccttctcctccttcttcttcttcttcttctccttctccttctccttcttcttcttctccttctgctccttctcctcctcctccttcttcttcttcttcttcttcttcttcttcttcttcttcttcttcttcttcttcttcttcttcttcttcttcttcttctcctttctcNNNNNNNNNNNNNNNNNNNNNNNNNNNNNNNNNNNNNNNNNNNNNNNNNNNNNNNNNNNNNNNNNNNNNNNNNNNNNNNNNNNNNNNNNNNNNNNNNNNNcttcttcttcttcttcttcttcttctccttcttcttctacttcttctcctcctccttcttttacttctccttcttcttcttctccttcttctccttctccttctcctcctcctcccccttctccttctcctcccccttctcctccttcttcttcttctccttctccttcttcttcgtcttcttcttcttctcctccttctccttcttcttcttcatcttctcctcctccttcttcttcttctctttcttcttcaccTTCTACGCCtcttccttcttctccttctccttctcctcctcctNNNNNNNNNNNNNNNNNNNNNNNNNNNNNNNNNNNNNNNNNNNNNNNNNNNNNNNNNNNNNNNNNNNNNNNNNNNNNNNNNNNNNNNNNNNNNNNNNNNNCTCCTTCTcgttctccttcttcttcttctttttcttcttcttcttcttcttcttcttcttcttctacttctccttctccttctccttcttcttcttcttccccttTTCCTTCTTCtcgttcttcttcttctccttctttttcttcttcttttccttcttcttctccttattctctttctccttcttctccttctccttctctttctccttcttcttctttttcaaattcttcttcttattattcaaTCAATGACgttcaagaactcatcaatggcatccaaaattaatttatcattttcctcATCTCCAAATATAAAATCATTGATTTCGACTTCAAATtcgtcgaaaatttcaaaatgggtattgttcattgtttccaacttcaagattgtcgaaattttaaaatctatattgtccattatttacgACTTCAAAGTTGTCGTAAATTTTAAAAGGATATTGTCCATTGTTTCCGACTTAaaggtcgttgaaaattttaaaattcttcattgtttccgactttaaggttattgaaaattttaaattcggtattattcattattttcggcttcaaggtcgttgaaatttttgaaattggtattcttCGTTGTTTCCGAATTTAAGATCgtcgaaaatttaaaaattgatattgttcattgtttcccactttaaggttgtcgaaaattttaaattcgatgttgtttattattcCCGACTTCAAGATcatcgaaaatttcaaaattgatattgtccattattttcgacttcaagatcgtcataaattttaaaatgggtattgtctattatttccgacttcaaggtcgtcgaaaatttcaaaattctctattgtttccgactttaaggtcaACGAAAATTTATATTccatattgttcattgtttccggcttcaagttcgttgaaaattttgaaattgatattgttcGTTGTTTTCGGATTTAAGATCGtctaaaatttaataattgatatggtcattgtttcccacttcaaggttgtcgaaaaTTTTCTAATTCGATGTTGtctattattttcgacttcaagatcgttgaaaattttaattcggtattgttcattatttttcaCTTCAAGATCATCGAAAAATTATTTGCatagaagtaggaataataaagtttgaaaaggaaaagagatgtaaggtaatggtgaaaaaaagatgaaaaatgataaaaagtgataaaaatggaaaagaaagtaaataaaaattaattttaaaaaaaacacgTGTCAAAATGTTGTTGGCGCGTGCATCACACCTTATCCAAAATAACTGGTTGTCAGGTTTTGCGGGGTAATAATTCCACTTGAAAATTGTTCAGGGGTCATAGGACCTCCGCAAattataagtgtgtagttgggatttggggtaaagattGGGGgagcttttgaccattttctcactattttattaaccttgaatgtaatattgatattagtataaataacataaataccaatccttttggaagtaattacactctctcccactttttaattactttactctctctccctattaatatacataacatagccgacatatacatagcattctgtgtatgcGTTGGgattttgtaatatgtttaggaagttaaaattttttgtaatattgaaaacataagttatgtatttgtgtaatttttagttgatATTATACAGGTTTCatacatgaaataattcaaaaaatataaatttgtatatttatttcatgcactaaaataaataataacgtaTAACATTTGGTGAAAGTCGATTTCTATACTAACTTCTGCAATCATTATATTCAttcataaatataacatataagaaactattttatgaatcttgaatgaaatattgatatttcagatTGATTTTATACCGAATTCATACATAAAATAGTCTTAATGAGTATgtacaagataattttcactatattattctTATGAACGATTTCGATCTACATTCAAATTCTTATTTACGTTGTTATTAACACGAATAACGAATTGTTCAATTTCTTCTCTAATATCcgttgacatatctttaattgtTATATACAATGagtatttaacaaaaaaaattgataatacaCCTTATATCACATCATTTTtaaagaacaaaaggaaaatTAGAAGAAAGAGAATTTCTAATGAAGGAGAAGAAATcgctagttttttttttttttaatgaagtatGTTCATGAACATCTATCACAACAAGACGTAGAAGAATAAAAAACTTTGTTTCGATTGAGTATGTCAATGGAGAATGAAAAActccaattaaataaaaatgaaaaagattaaACCccaaatttttttcaagaaatagcTTAGTGTGTCAATGGAGAAGAAACGTACTTTGAGAATGAAAAAGTGTTTAAGTCAAAATAAAAGTCTTATTTTAATATGATTGTTTTAGAAAAGGGTGCaagcttttttaaaaaagaatatcatAATAGATTCTTATCATAATTATCAATACACTATTTAAggagaaaactgaatactatcctataaatagggaactaattttaatgtataaaataaaatattgaattttgtaaataaaataaaaaatgtatattttaaaaagtttctataacttgcaattaaaaagttattaatgcaattatctaaaagtgttgctgaaattttgtaatttttaatctAATAATTGTATAGGGaataattttcacaaaatttattggatcaaattcatataaaatttgaatttgatccatattttattgagtctaaaattattttgggcttaaaaatataataagctcattttattcctcatcaaggtccatcCCACCTTGAAGCGCAAACTCATGCCACGTGTCAAGTGATATGACATCTCAGTCAAATCTAAGACCATCGAGCTGACGTCATATatacaaatgatgtggaaatctcattcaaattaaaGAACCAATCAAAAGTCGTCAAGtatcaaagtgacatatttcggTCAATCACAAGCAAGTAGGCCTACTCCCTACAACTATAAACAGGGGTAAcataacatttaaaaaaaaaaaaagaactttgacAAACATCGGCAACATCAACATTGACTATCAAGTGAGCAATCAATGGAGTTCTTTCCGTAGATTATTCCAAAGCAACAAAACACTTTCCCACATTTCCGGCGATTGAAATACATCTCCAGGAGTTCAAATCATTCGACGATTCGAGAAACACGCTACTGAAGGCCCTCAGatcatttctaagtttaggagagaagaatcaagagagttACGAAATTGTACTCACAATATTcgtttaaataaaattattttatttttgcttgcattTAATTTTCGACACTacaaaaatttgttgcgaacataCATGTAATAGAGTTAGTGTGCAGTTGATTGCAAGACCGAAATGCCAACACATCCTTCACCAGAAGATTGCCTATAGGAAATGAGTATACTTTCGAACATAAGTCTACAAATTTATTTAACGAGAGAGGGAAAAAGCAACTTCATCAATTGATGGATCATTATGCAAGAACTCATCAGTGGTCGACGGGGAATGAGTAAGAGCAGCTTTGCCTAAAAGCAGATGAGCCAAAACTTCTAGTCAAAAACTTATTTATCAATTCTTCAAGTGGaattaattcttttattatttactttatattcaagaAATGAGATACATGTCACCTACCAAAAAAGGATTGGGACTTGAATCCAAAACCTTAAAAAGCCATAATACAGTCAGACATCTCTATAACGTCACCTCGTTATAATAACATTTCACTATAGCGGTCTGATTTTCTCCGAAATCGATTTTTCAAGTTATATTttactaatatttaaaaatttaaattatttctcaAAAGTATTTGTCAAATAATAATCAATTGTATGACCAAACACTTTGTTAaagtttttttccaaaaattactTGGAAAATCTAAGGCCAACGGATCCTTAGAATGTTTGGTAAacaatgaaatatttttatatgtttaataATATAGAGTCTTCTTTAGCTATAATGAGTAAAGATAAAAGCCATCCAATTTGGACACGTCAATATTTAAGGGAGTTAATAAAttaaatggtcactcaactttgaatttttattcagaaagtcactcaactttaaattttactcaaaaagtcactcaactttagaTGTTATACTCAGAAAGTGACTTAACTTTAGATCTTTTACTCAAAAAATCACTTAGCccattttattactttttaagtTAAATTTTGCTTATGTGAAATTCTTTTTAataacaaaaattttgaaaaatacaaaatatttatttaaggacCCTTTTACCCTTTTCTTCATTAACCTAAATTATCTTTAtctttcacaaaaaattaaaaattttgattaaaacATAGCTCAAGATTATGGAGGAAAAAGAATGAACTAAGCCCTTCGATTCATTAAAGAGAGTTGCACTTTACATTCGAGAAAACTATTGCCAATCCAACATATATTAGTAAAACAAATTTGGTGCAAAATTTGTCCGAATTCCAAAAAAATGTCATGAAGGAATATGTTTGTGAAGCGTCGATGAAAAGGTTTAGAAAATGCTAATATGACACTGTATATAAAGTGTCTTATTTTATTAAAACTTGCAGGTCATACGACCTTAACTCATTAGTTAGAAAGTGCTTATGACATTGTGTataaaatatcttatttggtTAAAACTTGTGTGCAGGCCTTTAAAATGTCTTATGGCACACTATGGATGTTTTTGATTGTTAATGTATTTGCAAGTAACTTGTAACATTTCTTTTGTCTGTGCACAAACAAAACATTCTTCTACCTCTCTATTGCTCATAATGGTGCCACTCAGTTGCTTCCATATGCTATTATAATCAGTTTCATGTATTTATAATCTGATTAAAGCTCAAACTTAATTTAGTGCACCATATTTATTTTACTAACATGTTGGATTGACAACAATTTTCTCGAATGTAAAATGTAACTCTATTTAATAAATCGAAGGGATTAGTTCATCCTTTCTCCTGCAGAATCTTGAGCTATGcaaaacttttaatatttttgtgaaaGGTAAAGATAATTTAGGGGAATGAAGGAGAGGGTAAAAGGGTCATTAAatgaatattttgtatttttcagaattttgttattaaaaaaaatttcacataagtaaaatttaatttaaaaaataataaaatagattgaGTGACTTTCTAAGTAAAACAtctaaagttgagtgactttatGAGTCAAgtccaaagttgagtgactttctgagataaaaatttaaagttgaatGACCATTTAAGTTATTTTCTGTGTCtcgagtcgagggtctatcggaaacagcctttctacttctttagaggtagaggtatggactgcgtacatcttaccctcctcagacctcactatgtgggaatacactggatttattgttgttgttgaccatttaagttattaactcATATCTAATGTGATTGTTTAAGGATTGAGATGGGTGTCATCCCTGAAATTACAAGTGACCTTATAAGAGGGTGAGTGATATTGAAATTTTCACTCTCATTTACTTCATAAGAATACCTCAAAGGTTAAAAGTCTGAAACATATTGAACTGAAAATTTTATCCATGAAACAAGTGAGGTCGAAAGTTTCACACTAACAACCTCCAAGACCATTCTTGAAAATCTAAAGGTGTTGTCCTAGTTAACTTACTCCCTTCATTGAGAACTACTCGTCACTTTATTTCTTAattagattttcatttttacatgtcatttttgatatattaagaaaaaataaattttattttcctattttaccctttatatCCAAATTAATTCATAACACAattgtaaatatatttaataggaatattatgataaaatagtcatgttaatAATTATTTGAATGTATCAAGTCAAAGTGTTGATAAATAAGAGTGAAGGAAGGAAGTATTAAAATGTATCAACTTAGACCACATAAATATCTCAAATCAACTCCAAAGATAATCTTGTCAgtaattctcaaaaaaaaaaaaaaaaattgttaatactTATAACTGTATAGTACTCTAGAATTTTACAACGTTTTAACTGTACGGTAGTTTAGATT comes from Capsicum annuum cultivar UCD-10X-F1 chromosome 2, UCD10Xv1.1, whole genome shotgun sequence and encodes:
- the LOC107855770 gene encoding LRR receptor-like serine/threonine-protein kinase FLS2, whose product is MMSNTVAYALAILSVTFFTALSSAKSPSLEVEVAALKAFKNSISDDPFGALVDWTDANHHCNWSGIICDPSSNHVINISLIETQLKGEISPFLGNLSKLQVLDLTSNLFTGNIPPQLGHCTALVELIFNQNSLFGEIPAELGNLKNLKLIDLGSNFLNGSIPESICNCTELLLVGLNSNNLTGKLPSEIGELANLQMFVAYTNILVGSIPTSIGMLTALQTLDLSENQLTGPIPPEIGNLSSLRTLQLHLNFLSGKIPSELGLCTNLVTLNMYTNQFTGSIPPELGNLENLQTLRLYKNQLSSSIPASLSPLKSLIQLGLSQNELTGNIPPELGSLTSLQVLTLHSNRLSGEIPSTITNLANLTYLSLGFNLLTGSLPSEIGLLHNLKNLTANDNLLEGSIPSSITNCSHLLVLTLSYNRISGKIPNGLGYLSNLTYLSLGSNKMMGEIPDDLFNCSMLEVLDLSGNNFSGKLKPMIGRLSKLRVLRARSNSFVGPIPPEIGKLSQLMDLVLHENSFSGVIPPEVSMLSNLQGLVLSDNKLEGELPVQLFELKQLSELRLKNNNFFGPIPHHISKLESLSLMDLSGNRFIGTIPESMAGLRRLVTLDLSHNLLTGTLPRAVLASMRSMQLYFNVSSNLLEGEIPNEIGVLEMVQEIDMSNNNLSGSIPRSLESCKNLFSLDLSGNMLSGPAPGEILTKLSELVFLNLSRNRLEGELPEMAGLSRLRSLDLSQNKFKGIIPEIFANMPALKYLNLSFNQLEGHTPKGGVFNNIRPEDLLGNPSLCGTKFLSPCNIKRNRTSSHGFSKKTLVILAALGSIFVLSLLVLGIYLFHQCMKKKKVNDTEDTNPNYTSTLSLQRFCQKDLDHATNNFSPENIIGASSLSTVYKGTLEDGKIVAVKKLNHQFSAESGKCFDREVKTLSQLRHRNLVKVLGYAWESKKFKALVLEYMENGNLDSIIYGQLADDWTLSNRIDILVSVASGLSYLHSGYDFPIVHCDLKPSNILLDKNMEAHVSDFGTARMLGIHLQDGSSISSASAFEGTIGYMAPEFAYMRKVTTKVDVFSFGVIIMEIITKRRPTSLTGADELPITLHQIVQNALANGINKLVQIVDPNLASHVSMKQDVVEGLLNLALSCTSPDPENRPDMEQVLSSLSKLSKMECMHSRACLVKVDVEETGVSSNLN